In Macaca thibetana thibetana isolate TM-01 chromosome 8, ASM2454274v1, whole genome shotgun sequence, one DNA window encodes the following:
- the DSCC1 gene encoding sister chromatid cohesion protein DCC1 has product MKRTREEVDATLQIAKLNAAELLPAVHCLGFGPGASGAAAGDFCLLELEPTLCQQLEDGHSLVIRGDKDEQAVLCSKDKTYDLKIADTSNMLLFIPGCKTPDQLKKEDSHCNIIHTEIFGFSNNYWELRRCRPKLKKLKKLLMENPYEGPDSQKEKDSNSSKYTTEDLLDQIQASEEEIMTQLQVLNACEIGGYWRILEFDYEMKLLNHVTQLVDSESWSFSKVPLNTCLQELGPLEPEEMIEHCLKCYGKKYVDEGEVYFELDADKICRATAQMLLQNAVKFNLAEFQEVWQQSVPEGMITSLDQLKGLALVDRHSRPEIISLLKVDDLPEDNQERFNSLFSLREKWTEEDIAPYIQDLCGEKQTIGALLTKYSRSSMQNGVKVYNSRRPIS; this is encoded by the exons ATGAAGAGGACCCGCGAGGAGGTGGATGCGACGCTGCAGATCGCCAAGCTGAACGCGGCCGAACTGCTGCCAGCGGTGCACTGCCTGGGCTTCGGCCCAGGGGCCAGCGGCGCTGCCGCCGGCGACTTCTGCCTGCTGGAGCTGGAGCCCACGCTGTGCCAGCAGCTGGAAGATGGACACAG TCTTGTGATTCGTGGTGACAAAGACGAGCAAGCTGTGCTGTGCAGTAAAGACAAAACATACGACTTGAAGATAGCAGACACTTCCAATATGTTGCTTTTCATTCCTGGTTGTAAAACTCCAGACCAGCTGAAGAAGGAAGATTCACACTGTAACATTATTCACACTGAG ATCTTTGGTTTTTCTAATAATTATTGGGAATTAAGAAGATGTAGACCTAAGTTAAAGAAGCTAAAGAAACTTTTGATGGAAAATCCGTATGAAGGACCTGACAGTCAAAAAGAGAAGGATTCAAATAGCTCAAAA tatACGACTGAAGATTTGCTTGATCAAATTCAGGCAAGTGAGGAAGAAATAATGACCCAATTACAAGTTCTAAATGCCTGTGAGATTGGAG GTTATTGGAGGATTCTTGAATTTGATTATGAGATGAAACTTCTGAATCATGTAACTCAGCTTGTGGATTCTGAATCATGGTCTTTTAGCAAAGTTCCTTTGAATACATGCCTTCAGGAACTTGGACCATTGGAGCCAGA ggAAATGATAGAACACTGTCTTAAATGTTATGGGAAGAAATATGTAGATGAAG GCGAAGTTTATTTTGAGTTGGATGCTGATAAAATATGCAGAGCAACAGCACAAATGCTACTTCAGAATGCAGTGAAATTCAATCTCGCTGAGTTTCAAGAAGTATGGCAGCAGAGTGTTCCTGAAGGAATGATAACTAGTCTTGATCAGCTTAAG GGTTTAGCGCTGGTGGATAGACACTCGAGACCGGAAATCATATCTTTGCTGAAAGTAGATGATTTACCTGAGGATAATCAGGAACGTTTTAATAGCCTTTTCTCTCTAAGGGAGAAGTGGACAGAAGAAGATATTGCCCCATATATTCA AGATTTGTGTGGAGAGAAGCAGACCATAGGTGCATTACTCACTAAATATTCTCGTTCTTCGATGCAAAATGGTGTTAAAGTATATAATTCGAGAAGACCCATTTCTTAA